From the Lathyrus oleraceus cultivar Zhongwan6 chromosome 4, CAAS_Psat_ZW6_1.0, whole genome shotgun sequence genome, one window contains:
- the LOC127073267 gene encoding suppressor protein SRP40: MNSNYGKSNPQKSSPSVSLNNFNFDLDLGIGSNRSKSLKDQKNPNPSYSNSYSSAQPKKTAWTHQPTQTPAGLPGAPPSMVGDIFGKSWGSTQPSGPSIGIVNKNPNLFGDLVTSALGQGSSSSSNVPLKNATPAPNKSSFSMSNVANSLPKNSNTPQSGSTWGSSSSGSFNLNANQKPNLGGPSIRSGVGVAASGSGIGISSSNKDPFSSLGSFGSKPSSSLNSAAKPQKVDSEDDGFGDFQNASKPSSNVFPSSGSSVGIDVDFTGSSAFSNRSPPVQASSGGGDPMDMFFTSSTASSGVGGGAAASAAASSEIDDWGTEFGGGNHDVGGTTTELDGLPPPPAGISGSTAKGKGMDNYKQGQFADAIKWLSWALILLEKAGDDAGTVEVLSCRASCYKEVGEYKKAVADCTQVIGNNQKNVAVLVQRALLYESMEKYKLGAEDLRTVLKIDPTNRVARSTVHRLAKMAE, translated from the exons ATGAATTCCAATTACGGCAAATCAAATCCCCAAAAATCATCACCTTCCGTTTCTCTCAATAATTTCAATTTCGATCTTGATCTCGGTATCGGATCCAATCGATCCAAATCCCTAAAAGATCAGAAAAACCCCAATCCTTCCTATTCCAATTCATATTCATCGGCGCAACCCAAAAAAACCGCATGGACCCACCAACCCACTCAAACTCCAGCCGGATTACCCGGTGCACCACCGTCCATGGTTGGAGACATCTTCGGTAAGAGCTGGGGATCTACTCAACCTTCCGGTCCTAGCATTGGAATCGTTAATAAAAACCCTAATCTATTTGGGGATTTGGTAACCTCTGCTTTGGGTCAaggttcttcttcttcttcgaaTGTTCCTCTGAAAAATGCTACTCCAGCACCTAATAAATCCTCTTTTTCAATGTCAAATGTGGCGAATTCTTTGCCTAAAAATTCTAATACGCCACAAAGTGGTTCTACTTGGGGATCATCATCTTCTGGGAGCTTTAATTTGAATGCTAATCAAAAACCCAATCTTGGTGGTCCTTCGATCCGAAGTGGCGTTGGTGTTGCTGCATCTGGTAGTGGAATCGGAATCAGTTCTAGTAACAAAGATCCTTTTAGTTCGTTGGGTAGTTTTGGATCTAAGCCCTCTTCTAGTCTTAATTCAGCTGCTAAACCTCAGAAGGTTGATTCAGAAGATGACGGGTTTGGTGATTTTCAGAATGCTTCAAAACCGAGCTCGAATGTGTTTCCATCAAGTGGTAGTAGTGTTGGAATTGATGTTGATTTTACTGGATCTTCGGCTTTTTCGAATAGGAGTCCTCCGGTTCAAGCTTCTTCCGGTGGCGGTGATCCGATGGATATGTTTTTCACATCTTCAACTGCTTCTTCTGGAGTTGGTGGTGGTGCTGCTGCTTCTGCTGCTGCATCTTCGGAAATTGATGATTGGGGTACTGAGTTTGGAGGTGGAAACCATGATGTGGGTGGAACAACTACCGAACTTGACGGGCTTCCACCTCCGCCTGCTGGGATATCAGGTTCTACTGCTAAAGGCAAAGGGATGGATAATTACAAACAGGGACAATTTGCTGATGCTATTAAATGGCTTTCATGGGCTCTCATCCTTTTGGAGAAAGCTGGAGATGATGCTGGCACGGTGGAGGTTTTGTCATGCAGAGCTTCTTGTTACAAAGAAGTTGGAGAGTATAAAAAAGCAGTGGCTGATTGTACACAG GTTATTGGGAACAACCAAAAAAATGTAGCTGTCCTCGTTCAGCGAGCTCTCTTGTATGAAAGTATGGAAAAGTACAAACTTGGTGCTGAAGACCTGAGAACCGTGCTGAAGATTGATCCTACCAATCGGGTTGCTAGAAGTACTGTTCACCGGTTGGCTAAGATGGCTGAATAA